CGGAGGCAGTACTTCTGATACCCAGGTAAAAATGTGCCCAACCTTCAAGCCCCTCAGTGTCTGTCCTGTTCCCATGGGCTCATCCTCTCCCTCTGGACCAGCGCCCCTCCCTAGCCTCCAGTCTGCCCCTTACCTGAGCCAGTGCTGGCCCCATCTGTCCCATGCTCCAGTCTCCTTAGGAGAAAATTCAGTCTTCACTTGGCATTGAAGGTGCTCGATTTGCATTTGACACGCCTTCCCGGTATTTCATATATATCCTTGATTGGCAGGGGCTGTCTGTCAGCCACTTGGGAACTGAAAACCTTCCTCCCCTTGATCCTTCTGCTGTCAGAGCCAGGGGAGCATCCCCTCTGAAATTCTGCCCAGGTCTTGCCTGCAGAGCCAGATCCTGGGGCTGGAATGGTAGCATGTGGCGTTCATTAGAGTGTCTGTTTGGCTATTGATGCCCGTGGCTGCCTCTATCCCCAGACTGGAAGCCCTTTGAAGGCAGAGTTCAAGCCTGACCTCCCTGCACTGCTGAGAACAGACTTGGTCCACATAAAGTCTCCAGAAAAGACTGTTGAAATGCCCGattctctttttgtttccctCCAGGAAGACATTCTGGATGAGTTACTGGGTAACATGGTCTTGGCCCCACTCCCAGATTCGGGACCAGCAGGCCTGGCTGTAGCCCCTGAGCCCTACCCTCAGTCCCTGCTGAGCCCCAGCTTGGACAATCCCACGTCCTTCCCAAACCCAGAGCCCTCTGAGAACCCACTGAGGCGGCTGCTGGTGCCGGGGGAAGGTGAGTGTCAGCTGCCggctgggaggggctgaggtCTGGGTAGCAGTCCCTGACTCTCTCTCAATCCTTCTCCCCTTCacgctgctgctgccgctgctcaGAGTGGGAGTTCGAGGTGACAGCCTTCTACCGGGGCCGCCAAGTCTTCCAGCAGACCATCTCTTGCCCAGGAGGCCTGCGGCTGGTGGGGTCTGAAGTGGCAGACAGGATGCTGCCTGGATGGCCCATCACACTGCCAGACCCTGGCGTGTCCCTGACAGACAAGGGAGTGATGAGCTACGTGAGGCATGTGCTGAGCCGCCTGGGCGGAGGACTGGCTCTGTGGCGGGCCGGACAGCAGCTCTGGGCCCAGCGGCTGGGGCAGTGCCACACATACTGGGCAGTGAGCGAGGAGTTGCTCCCCAACAGTGGGAATGGGCCTGATG
This genomic interval from Saimiri boliviensis isolate mSaiBol1 chromosome 14, mSaiBol1.pri, whole genome shotgun sequence contains the following:
- the IRF3 gene encoding interferon regulatory factor 3 isoform X2, which gives rise to MVLAPLPDSGPAGLAVAPEPYPQSLLSPSLDNPTSFPNPEPSENPLRRLLVPGEEWEFEVTAFYRGRQVFQQTISCPGGLRLVGSEVADRMLPGWPITLPDPGVSLTDKGVMSYVRHVLSRLGGGLALWRAGQQLWAQRLGQCHTYWAVSEELLPNSGNGPDGEVPKDKEGSVLDLGPFIVDLITFTEGSGRSPRYTLWFCVGEPWPQDQPWTKRLVMVKVVPTCLRALVELARAGGASSLENTVELHISNSHPLSLTSDQYKAYLKDLVEDMDFQSPGEA